In one Mycobacterium heckeshornense genomic region, the following are encoded:
- a CDS encoding MCE family protein produces the protein MKSKRQRRIAGLHPGLWTLILVGLFIGASAVTMTGFNENFRSYARVTVTSDRAGLVMAPYAKVKFRGVQVGRVSSLSVQPNGIAKLQLELYSDQLKYIPANIEAEIAAPTVFGAKYVELLTPGHPSPKHLAAGAVVHSRNVSIEVNTVFQNLVGVLNQIDTAKLNAVLSALAEGFRGKGEALGGAITDANQVLMAINPRSETIRADVRALKGFADTYSDAAPNLVTTLDALSTTSTTISGNAKQLDSLLLNVVGLSNSGINLIGPNRNNLVHAINVLESTTRLLMKYNPQLTCTFVGGKIALDDFIGQAGGYNGKSLIVDASLLFGDDAYRYPDNLPINGIKGGPGGTPSCGSLPDVTENWPVRYLVTNSGWGTGVDVRPNPGIGFPGYADYLPVTRGTPEAPSIRYPGGPAPGPVPYPGAPPYGAPRYAPDGTPLYPGLPPAPPPGRPREPGPPPAGSEPFVPAHPGAQPTPLPTPAPPPLPLPPQTAPPH, from the coding sequence ATGAAATCGAAACGGCAACGGCGCATCGCCGGCCTGCATCCCGGACTGTGGACCCTGATCCTGGTCGGCCTCTTCATCGGTGCCTCCGCGGTCACAATGACCGGGTTCAACGAGAATTTCAGGTCGTACGCGCGTGTGACGGTTACGTCGGACCGCGCAGGTTTAGTGATGGCGCCCTACGCGAAGGTGAAATTTCGCGGCGTTCAGGTCGGCCGAGTGTCGTCGCTATCGGTGCAGCCGAACGGCATCGCGAAACTGCAGTTGGAGCTGTATTCCGACCAGCTCAAATACATCCCCGCAAATATCGAAGCCGAGATCGCCGCACCCACTGTGTTCGGTGCAAAGTACGTCGAGCTGCTCACCCCTGGCCACCCAAGTCCGAAGCATCTGGCGGCCGGGGCGGTGGTGCACTCGCGCAACGTGAGCATCGAAGTGAACACGGTGTTCCAGAACCTGGTCGGAGTGCTGAACCAGATCGACACCGCCAAACTGAACGCGGTGCTCTCGGCGTTGGCCGAGGGCTTTCGCGGCAAGGGTGAAGCTCTCGGTGGAGCTATAACCGACGCCAATCAAGTCCTGATGGCGATCAATCCTCGGAGCGAGACGATCCGGGCTGACGTCCGCGCGCTCAAGGGTTTCGCCGACACCTACAGCGACGCGGCGCCGAACCTGGTGACGACGCTGGACGCCCTGAGCACAACAAGCACCACCATCTCCGGCAATGCAAAGCAACTTGACTCGCTGCTGCTCAACGTTGTTGGGCTATCCAACAGCGGTATCAACCTGATCGGCCCAAACAGGAACAACCTGGTCCATGCCATCAACGTGCTGGAGTCCACAACGCGCCTCCTGATGAAATACAACCCGCAACTGACCTGCACGTTTGTCGGTGGGAAGATCGCCCTCGATGACTTCATTGGTCAGGCCGGCGGTTATAACGGCAAGTCGCTGATCGTGGACGCCAGTCTGTTGTTCGGCGACGATGCCTACCGGTATCCGGACAATTTGCCCATCAACGGGATCAAGGGTGGCCCCGGCGGAACGCCCAGTTGCGGTTCGTTGCCCGACGTTACCGAAAACTGGCCGGTGCGGTACCTGGTCACCAATTCTGGATGGGGCACCGGGGTCGACGTGCGGCCCAACCCAGGCATCGGCTTTCCGGGTTACGCCGACTACCTCCCGGTCACCCGCGGGACACCCGAGGCACCAAGCATTCGCTATCCGGGGGGGCCGGCACCAGGCCCGGTCCCGTACCCGGGTGCTCCCCCCTACGGTGCGCCCCGATATGCCCCAGACGGAACACCGCTCTACCCGGGCCTGCCGCCAGCGCCTCCGCCCGGGAGGCCGCGAGAACCCGGCCCACCGCCGGCAGGGTCTGAGCCGTTCGTACCCGCGCACCCGGGGGCGCAACCCACTCCGTTGCCGACACCCGCACCGCCGCCGCTCCCACTACCGCCGCAAACTGCACCGCCACATTGA
- a CDS encoding MlaE family ABC transporter permease has product MRAGMNGWNRVGEQVAFYATVLRGIGLAVTTYKYETMRQVTQMAGGLGAVALVGGSIGVVFFINANGGAIVNIFGYDQLSNLGVESLVGFFSAYASPRLLVPFICVAAIISTVGAGVTAQLGAMRINEEIDGLEAMSVFTIPYLCSTRVVAGMIVVIPLYCSGMLAGFVSGYVLSVVAMHQSAGSYTHYFRDYLRPMDSVTIFVQVIFQVTVIMLIHAYYGYNASGGPAGVGEATGRAVRLSLGVNLIVGFMTALALFGRSGGFHLSG; this is encoded by the coding sequence ATGCGGGCCGGGATGAACGGATGGAATCGTGTCGGGGAACAGGTCGCGTTTTACGCCACGGTTTTGCGCGGTATCGGTTTAGCCGTCACCACGTATAAATACGAAACGATGCGCCAGGTCACCCAGATGGCCGGGGGTCTCGGTGCGGTTGCCCTGGTTGGGGGGTCCATAGGGGTCGTCTTCTTTATCAATGCCAATGGCGGCGCTATAGTCAACATATTTGGTTACGATCAATTGAGTAATCTCGGTGTAGAGTCGCTGGTAGGCTTTTTCTCCGCTTACGCTAGCCCCCGCCTCCTGGTTCCATTTATCTGTGTCGCAGCCATCATCTCGACGGTCGGAGCTGGGGTGACCGCGCAACTTGGCGCGATGCGCATCAACGAAGAGATCGACGGGCTGGAAGCAATGAGCGTCTTTACCATCCCTTATCTGTGCTCCACCCGGGTGGTAGCCGGCATGATCGTCGTAATTCCCTTGTATTGCAGCGGGATGCTAGCAGGGTTCGTTTCCGGTTACGTCCTTAGCGTCGTCGCAATGCATCAGTCGGCTGGCAGCTACACCCACTACTTCCGCGATTACCTGAGACCCATGGACTCGGTTACGATATTCGTACAGGTAATTTTCCAAGTAACTGTGATTATGCTAATCCACGCCTACTACGGCTATAACGCCTCGGGCGGACCCGCCGGCGTCGGTGAGGCGACCGGTCGTGCGGTGCGCCTATCATTGGGAGTGAACCTGATCGTGGGTTTCATGACGGCATTAGCTCTGTTCGGGCGTTCCGGCGGCTTTCACCTGTCGGGATAG
- a CDS encoding MlaE family ABC transporter permease → MPVHPLVKPIRALVTPFRGFGGFVALSLDVLVVLFRSRFAWREFIEQLWFIARVSTGPGAMVAFGFNVLAAFMFNVLLLEIGAADLSGAGVALAVVSQTAPITTTLALGGAAATAMCADLGSRTIREEIDAMKVMGVDPVQRLVVPRVVALAVSGVLLFAVVCTVCLVTGFSFSVYFQDVNPGSFMASLTLLTGLPDLIVAIVKALVFGATAGLIACYKGLHVAGGSQGVGTAVNETVVLTYMALFVLSTVLTTVGDALIRVMR, encoded by the coding sequence ATGCCGGTCCACCCACTAGTCAAGCCGATCCGCGCACTAGTCACGCCATTCCGAGGGTTCGGCGGCTTCGTCGCGCTGTCGTTGGACGTCCTGGTCGTACTGTTCCGCTCGCGGTTCGCCTGGAGGGAGTTCATCGAGCAGCTTTGGTTTATCGCGAGAGTATCGACGGGGCCCGGCGCCATGGTTGCGTTCGGCTTCAACGTACTTGCGGCTTTCATGTTCAATGTCCTGTTGCTGGAGATCGGTGCCGCCGATCTCAGCGGCGCGGGTGTAGCCCTCGCCGTAGTCTCGCAGACTGCGCCGATAACCACGACTTTGGCCCTCGGCGGCGCCGCCGCGACGGCCATGTGCGCAGACCTTGGTTCGCGCACCATCCGCGAGGAGATCGACGCCATGAAGGTGATGGGTGTCGATCCGGTCCAGAGGCTGGTGGTGCCGAGAGTGGTCGCACTCGCGGTCAGCGGGGTACTGCTGTTCGCCGTGGTGTGCACTGTTTGCTTGGTTACTGGATTTTCTTTCTCCGTGTATTTCCAGGATGTCAACCCCGGTTCCTTTATGGCGAGTCTCACGTTGTTGACCGGGCTTCCCGACTTGATCGTCGCTATCGTCAAGGCCCTGGTTTTCGGTGCAACAGCCGGTCTGATCGCTTGTTACAAGGGTCTCCATGTGGCCGGCGGTTCGCAGGGCGTGGGCACTGCGGTCAACGAGACAGTAGTTCTCACGTACATGGCCCTGTTCGTGCTCAGCACGGTGCTAACCACCGTTGGCGATGCGCTGATACGGGTGATGCGGTGA
- the ltrA gene encoding group II intron reverse transcriptase/maturase — protein sequence MNTGAPWPDVDEAWLRVRMMQRKLHRWAVADPGRRFDDLFNLVYDPAFLVVAWNRVRGNKGARTAGIDGVTPSSIDDRAVQLLAELQGDLKERRFTPVAVREKLIPKANGKMRRLGIPTTADRIVQAALKLVLEPIYEADFKPCSYGFRPRRRAQDAIAEIHHYTSGNKGYEWVFEADITACFDEISHCALMDRVRMRVGDKRVLTLIKAFLKAGILSEDAVHRDTPTGTPQGGILSPLLANIALSVLDEHFMRQWEALDTNWKRTKHRRAGGATYRIVRYADDFVVLINGTRAHAEALWDEVEAVLAPMSLRLSVEKTRVCHIDEGFEFLGFRIQRRTKPGSSKRFVYTWPSKKSLASITGKIRKLTRRNKHHTLADLLRQVNPVLRGWCNYFKHGVSKRTFCYVDHFAFMRVAYWLRKRHLGLTWGTLRRRFWPDWQISDRRVELFRPRSVTVLRYRYRGSKIPAPWANWPPDTDTAPAA from the coding sequence GTGAATACCGGCGCGCCGTGGCCCGACGTCGATGAGGCGTGGCTGCGGGTACGCATGATGCAGCGGAAACTGCATCGTTGGGCGGTGGCCGATCCGGGCCGCCGGTTTGATGATCTGTTCAACCTCGTTTATGACCCAGCGTTCCTCGTCGTGGCGTGGAACAGGGTGCGGGGCAACAAGGGAGCACGCACGGCCGGGATCGATGGAGTGACACCGTCCTCCATCGATGACCGAGCGGTGCAACTCCTTGCAGAACTGCAAGGCGACCTGAAAGAACGCCGGTTCACACCGGTTGCGGTGCGGGAGAAGTTGATCCCCAAGGCGAACGGCAAGATGCGACGCCTGGGAATCCCGACCACCGCCGACAGGATCGTGCAGGCAGCGCTGAAGCTGGTGCTGGAACCCATCTACGAGGCGGATTTCAAGCCGTGCTCGTATGGGTTTCGGCCGAGACGGCGGGCACAGGATGCGATCGCCGAGATCCACCACTACACCTCGGGTAACAAGGGGTACGAGTGGGTCTTTGAAGCAGACATCACGGCCTGCTTCGATGAGATCTCGCATTGTGCACTGATGGATCGGGTGCGGATGCGGGTCGGTGACAAGCGGGTGCTCACGCTGATCAAGGCGTTCCTGAAAGCCGGGATCCTCTCCGAGGATGCGGTACATCGGGATACGCCGACCGGCACTCCCCAGGGCGGGATCCTCTCACCGCTGCTGGCCAATATCGCCCTGTCGGTTCTCGACGAGCACTTCATGCGTCAGTGGGAAGCGCTCGATACGAACTGGAAGCGCACCAAGCATCGGCGCGCCGGAGGCGCCACCTATCGGATCGTCCGCTATGCAGACGATTTCGTGGTGCTGATCAACGGCACACGCGCTCATGCCGAAGCACTATGGGATGAGGTCGAAGCGGTACTCGCACCGATGAGCCTGCGCTTGTCGGTCGAGAAAACCAGGGTCTGCCACATCGACGAGGGCTTCGAGTTCTTGGGCTTCCGCATCCAGCGGCGAACCAAACCGGGCAGCAGCAAGCGGTTCGTCTACACCTGGCCATCGAAGAAATCGCTGGCCTCGATCACCGGCAAGATCCGGAAACTGACGCGCCGCAACAAACATCACACACTCGCCGACCTGCTCCGGCAGGTCAACCCCGTGCTACGGGGCTGGTGCAACTATTTCAAGCACGGAGTGTCTAAACGCACCTTCTGCTACGTCGACCACTTCGCATTCATGCGGGTTGCGTATTGGCTGCGTAAACGACACCTCGGCCTGACCTGGGGAACGCTACGCCGTCGCTTCTGGCCTGACTGGCAGATCAGCGACCGACGTGTCGAGCTGTTCCGGCCACGATCGGTGACGGTCCTCCGCTACCGATACCGGGGCTCGAAGATCCCTGCACCATGGGCGAATTGGCCACCCGACACCGACACCGCACCAGCGGCATGA
- a CDS encoding IS110 family transposase has translation MNQSTLQRPNSFWCGIDWGGRFHHLCVLDGTGQQLLSRKVAHTVDGLAVLVGLIASFTGAVRIAIERAEGLLVEYLQHHCDAEIYCVSPKISARARERYRMAAAKSDEFDAYVLADTLRHQYAQWRPLAVPSPLLAELTAVSRDRQRILDMQVDTENRLRSILDAYHPCPLHLFSALDRDITLSFIRSYPTPVQAGRITAARMGAFTSRHGYSGRHKPETLVARMQPHLLSASDGTVAGKALAAKAFTEQLALLNTHLRAHDKRLGELLEAHPDTPIFTSFPGIGPVTAAVLISEMGEERSRFPSAPSLLAETGLAPVTKVSGRTGQVRFRYAANRRMRHAIDWWMFVAVREDLWSADIYQHARAAGHPHHRALRGLGARWCRILWRCWHDHNPYDPAIHHRATAA, from the coding sequence ATGAATCAGAGTACTCTGCAACGGCCGAACAGCTTCTGGTGTGGGATCGACTGGGGCGGGCGCTTCCATCACCTGTGTGTGCTGGATGGCACCGGCCAGCAGCTGCTCAGTCGCAAGGTCGCTCACACCGTCGATGGTCTGGCCGTCCTGGTCGGGTTGATTGCTTCGTTCACCGGTGCGGTCCGGATCGCGATCGAGCGGGCCGAAGGGCTACTGGTCGAATATCTCCAGCACCACTGCGATGCCGAAATTTATTGCGTGTCACCGAAAATCTCGGCGCGAGCACGCGAACGCTATCGGATGGCGGCCGCCAAGTCCGACGAATTCGATGCCTATGTGTTGGCCGATACGTTGCGTCACCAGTATGCCCAGTGGCGGCCGTTGGCCGTTCCGTCGCCGCTTCTAGCGGAGCTGACCGCAGTGAGCCGCGATCGTCAACGCATCCTGGATATGCAGGTGGACACCGAGAATCGACTGCGGTCAATCTTGGATGCCTATCATCCGTGCCCGTTGCACCTGTTTTCTGCACTGGACCGGGACATCACCCTGTCCTTCATCCGCAGCTATCCCACTCCCGTGCAGGCGGGCCGGATCACCGCTGCGCGGATGGGCGCGTTCACGTCCCGGCACGGCTACAGTGGCCGGCACAAACCCGAGACACTTGTCGCCCGGATGCAGCCGCATCTGCTATCGGCGAGCGACGGCACCGTTGCTGGCAAAGCGTTGGCGGCCAAAGCATTCACCGAACAACTGGCTCTACTCAACACCCATTTGCGAGCCCATGACAAACGACTGGGCGAACTGCTTGAGGCGCACCCGGACACCCCGATCTTCACCAGTTTCCCCGGCATCGGACCGGTCACCGCCGCCGTGTTGATCTCCGAAATGGGTGAGGAGCGCAGTCGTTTTCCTTCGGCGCCGTCATTGTTGGCAGAGACCGGCTTGGCTCCGGTCACCAAGGTGTCCGGGCGCACAGGTCAGGTTCGCTTCCGCTACGCCGCCAACCGGCGGATGCGGCACGCCATCGACTGGTGGATGTTCGTCGCCGTCCGTGAAGACCTCTGGTCGGCCGACATCTACCAACACGCCCGCGCCGCCGGCCACCCACACCATCGTGCCCTGCGTGGCCTGGGCGCCCGCTGGTGTCGCATCTTGTGGCGCTGCTGGCACGACCACAACCCCTACGACCCGGCCATCCACCACCGCGCCACCGCCGCCTAA
- a CDS encoding IS1634 family transposase, translating into MYVTRVPNRGSPPAVLLRESYRENGKVKTRTLANLSRWPEHKVDKLQRALKGLPGTGDLAGAFDITRSLPHGHVAAVLGTAAKLGMAELIDPAPSRNRDLVCAMLAASVIEPGSKLAMARGLRIETATSTLGAVLGVAGADEDDLYDAMDWVVERQDAIENSLAARHLANGTLVLYDVSSAAFEGHTCPLGKIGHARDGVKGRLQIVYGLLCSPAGVPIAIEVFDGNTADPKTLGAQITKLKTRFGLTTIALVGDRGMLTSARIRDELHPAQLDWISALRAPQIKALVDDGALQLSLFDEQNLFEITHPDYPGERLVCCHNPALADERARKRGELLAATEHELQTIAEATRRAKRPLRGRDKIALRVGKVRNKFKMAKHFDLQITDEAFSFSRNQDAIAAEAALDGIYVLRTSLPDQTLQRDEVVLRYKDLADVERFFRTLNTELDVRPIRHRLADRVRAHMLLRMLSYYISWHMKQALAPILFQDNDKPAAAAKRADPVAPAQRSDQALAKAARKRTENDYPVHSFTSLLADLATICANHIQPTDDLPAFTKITNPTPLQRRAFELLGVSHRHGLA; encoded by the coding sequence ATGTACGTGACGCGGGTGCCCAACCGTGGATCACCGCCGGCGGTGCTGTTGCGCGAAAGTTACCGCGAGAACGGCAAGGTGAAAACCCGCACGCTGGCCAACCTGTCGCGCTGGCCCGAGCACAAGGTGGACAAACTGCAGCGCGCGCTCAAGGGCCTGCCGGGGACGGGCGATCTGGCCGGGGCGTTTGACATCACCCGCAGCCTGCCGCACGGGCATGTGGCCGCGGTGTTGGGCACCGCCGCCAAGCTGGGCATGGCCGAGCTGATCGACCCCGCCCCGTCGCGTAACCGGGACTTGGTGTGCGCCATGCTGGCCGCGTCGGTGATCGAGCCGGGCTCCAAGCTGGCGATGGCGCGCGGGCTGCGCATCGAGACCGCCACCAGCACCCTGGGTGCGGTGCTGGGCGTGGCGGGTGCCGATGAGGATGACCTGTATGACGCGATGGACTGGGTGGTCGAGCGCCAGGATGCCATCGAAAACTCGTTGGCCGCACGGCATCTGGCCAACGGAACCCTGGTGCTCTATGACGTGTCCTCGGCGGCGTTCGAGGGCCACACCTGCCCGTTAGGGAAAATCGGGCATGCCCGCGACGGGGTCAAAGGCCGGTTGCAGATCGTCTACGGGCTGCTGTGCTCACCAGCCGGGGTGCCGATCGCCATTGAGGTGTTCGACGGCAACACCGCCGACCCGAAAACCCTGGGCGCCCAGATCACCAAGCTCAAGACCCGGTTCGGGCTGACCACCATCGCCCTGGTGGGGGATCGGGGCATGCTCACCAGCGCGCGCATCCGCGACGAGCTGCACCCGGCGCAGTTGGATTGGATCAGCGCGCTGCGCGCCCCGCAGATCAAGGCATTGGTCGACGACGGGGCGCTGCAGCTGTCGCTGTTCGACGAGCAGAACCTGTTCGAGATCACCCACCCCGACTACCCCGGCGAGCGGCTGGTGTGCTGCCACAACCCCGCCCTGGCTGATGAGCGTGCCCGCAAACGCGGCGAGCTGCTGGCGGCCACCGAACACGAACTACAGACCATCGCCGAGGCCACCCGCCGCGCCAAACGACCACTACGCGGGCGGGACAAGATCGCGCTGCGGGTGGGCAAGGTGCGCAACAAGTTCAAGATGGCCAAGCATTTTGACCTGCAAATCACCGACGAAGCGTTCAGTTTCTCCCGCAACCAGGACGCCATCGCCGCCGAGGCCGCCCTCGACGGCATCTACGTGCTCCGCACCAGCCTGCCCGACCAGACACTGCAGCGCGACGAGGTCGTGCTGCGCTACAAGGACCTCGCCGACGTCGAACGGTTCTTCCGCACCCTCAACACCGAACTGGACGTGCGACCCATCCGGCACCGCCTCGCCGATCGGGTGCGCGCGCACATGCTCCTACGGATGCTGTCCTACTACATCAGCTGGCACATGAAACAAGCCCTCGCACCAATCCTTTTCCAGGACAACGACAAACCCGCCGCCGCCGCCAAACGTGCCGACCCCGTCGCTCCCGCCCAACGCTCCGATCAAGCGCTGGCCAAGGCAGCGCGCAAACGCACCGAAAACGACTACCCGGTGCACAGCTTCACCAGCCTGCTCGCCGACCTGGCCACCATCTGCGCCAACCACATCCAGCCCACCGACGACCTGCCGGCATTCACCAAGATCACCAACCCCACCCCACTACAGCGGCGAGCCTTCGAACTACTCGGCGTCTCACACCGCCACGGACTCGCGTAG